In Zonotrichia albicollis isolate bZonAlb1 chromosome 9, bZonAlb1.hap1, whole genome shotgun sequence, the DNA window TTCAGGTCCAATGCCAGCAACCACTGCACTTACAAGGTGATGGGAGAAAACTTCAATGGTGCAGTGGAATAAACAGCTGATAGAGAGAGACCCCACTGGATTTTCCTGTCAAAACTCCCCACACTGGGGGTTCTGCTGCTCCCAAAGAAAGTCAGAAGAGCCTGGGAAAAGTACTCTTTTATAGGCAGGGAAAAAGTGAGTACAACTCCATCATGCCACATTTAGAGCATGTCTGTAAAACACTGACTTTGTTTCTCAATGGGATATCAGGGAGAATCTCTGAAGATGCCAGAGAAAGCTGGACTGCTGAACTTGCACACAAAACTATATTCAGATAAAAGAGGATTTTAGGGCAATATAATTTTGTATTGCAGATATTTTATTAAGGATTGTTTAATGTTTACAGCAAGGGTGGCAGAGTTCATAGGAAGCTTTGAAGGCAGGTACAGCAAATGCTGATCAGTGACTGCTGAGGCCAGGGACTCTGGCTGACCGTGTCTGAGCTCTGCCTGAGAGCCCATCAGTGGCACTATCTCCTGGATGCGCCTTCGGCCAATGCCATCCCAacaagagcagctccagcaagaATGATACTTCCTACTGCTGCGGCAGCACTACCAGTAGCTGCTTTACTGACCtataaaagggaaaacaaaacacaggcTGGAAACATGAgggatatttatatttaaaaaccaCTAGCATGATAATCTGGAACAGGCAGGGATATTCAGAGTAAATAAATCACTGACAGCCATGTGCCCCATAAGAAGAAGGGCAGCAGCCAAGTTTGTCCCCccaggaggtggcactcagggagagggcactgccagggtgcAGCCACCCTGGAAGCACAGGgagcctgcaggggcaggggctctggggaggCAGCGCTGCTTTGGAGCCCACGCCTGGCactgggctgtgccctgcaggctacaggctgtgtcccagtgcccggctcacagccagcagccaggagctgctctgggaggcACCCAGGGGTCACCCCTGACACTCACCTGCTCACAGAGTGGTTCACCATAGCGCAGCTCTGTCACAAAGTGCTCACAGTTGCTGTTAAGCACATTGTATGGCACCTCCATGCCAATCCATTCCTCGGCACGCTGGATGATCTCCTTCACAGGGAAAGGAGTGCGGTAACGGTCATACTTGTTGTTGACACGCCATCTATGATTTCCCACCACATCCTTCAGGACCTCCTTCTTCACCTTGGCTCTTGTGGCACGTATTGATGAACTGCTAAGCAAACTGCATGAGGCTTCATCTGCGGAAGCCAAGGAGCTGATAAGGCAGTCAGGCAGACTGTCTCTGACCCCTCCAGGACCTCACATGGGTTTCTGACTTCTCCTGGAAAGGACTACTACACATACAGGGGCCCAGGGAGGGAGACAGGGCTCCTGGGGCATCCCAACACTCACTCTGCACCTTGCCAGGCTGCACAAGCCTTACCTGTCACATGAATGACATATCCATCCCCCACGTAGATGGCCCAGTGCTGGTAAAGCGGCCGGTCGATCTCGATCAGGTCCCCGGGCTGGGGTTTGCAATTGTCCTGTCCCATGCCGGGCTGGCGCAGTGAGGCGGTGCAGTTGCAGCCGGGCCGGCTGAGCGCAGGGCAGAGCGCAGCGGGCAGGCGAGGGCCGTGCAGGGGCAGCTGGCGGGAGCGCAGGCACGGAGGGTGTCAGCGGCGGGCGCCGAGGGCAGCGGCtgccggagcggggccgggccgggccggagcCGGCTCGGGGCCGCTGCCGCCCGCCGGCGCAGGGCGAGGCAGCGAAGGACGCCGCTCGCAGGCAGCGCAtccgcccggggccgggccgggccgggcgggcgtccggctgctgctgccgctcTGCCCGGCtgcccccgcccgcccgcccgccgtgCCCGCGCTCCCCTCCCGGCCGCGCTCCGCTCGGGGCtccgccggggccgggccgggcccgctccGCTGCCGGGACGCGGCTCCCCGGGGCTGCCCGCGCTGCccagccgggcccgggcgcTGCGGCACCTGCGGCCGCCCGGCAGAGCCCGCAGGGGCCGCGTCCTGCTGGGAACGCCCGCTCGCATCCACCGAGCCCCGCTCACCTAACACCTGTCCCGCTGCTGCCGTGGCCGGCATGCCAGTCCGCTAATCCCAGTATAAATAGTTTTTGTAGAGGAAATTGCACAATCGTTCTGGCATCGCAGCCCTTCCTGCCCCCATACGTCTGTCACCAGCCATCCCGTGCAGGAGGAAGATTCCATTCCCCTTGGGTAGTGCCAAATACAGCTGTCGAGTTGAAAATGTGATGTGGTTGCCGAGGTAGTGGGGTTACCACCTCATTATGGGCAGACTCTATCCCCGAGTTAACCTCCCATCCAGTGATGGGACAGCCCTGACCCTGCGTTTTGTCACTCTCTTGGACATTTTCCTACAAAACGACAACCACTGGATCATGATCAAAACGTGCCTTGGGTACCAGTCTATCAGTTGCTACCAAAAGTGGCAGAGGATGCTgcacagggatcccaaatggcCTCAGGTAAACACAAAAGACTTTGCAGCAAAAAGCTGATAGATTAGATTGATGTTAACTCCACCCACAAACACAGACAAGGGGACCAGGGTGAACAAGGCTGGGGCTTCCCCGGCCTGCACTGAATCAGCCCAGGTTTTCATCTTCTGATGTGCACCACATtcagatgcttgaaatgtctaCAAAAGCCCTCCTGTTTAGGGAtaggctgtgcccctgcccctgATCACAACCAAGGATATTTCTCTCCAGCCTTGAGAAAGAACAGCCTTGACTCTATTCCATGGCAAACGCAGGACTTGGGGCTTGCCAACAGCTCCTACAAAGGCTCAAAATTCAGCAATTGATGgattctgctgctcctcctcacacTCTCACCTTATGATTTGGGCAGTGTGTCACCAAATCCTGTCATTGCACCCACCAGGTTCCAAGAAAAGGCAGCCCATAATGAACAACATCACCCTGACTGCAAAGAGGTGCCCAGTACAACTACAAACTTCTGCAGTTTGGGAAATCTTGCAGCTTTCAAGACGAACAATACAATTCCCCAGACAAACTAATGCCAGTTCACACTCCAACACTTGTCATCCAGGATGAAGTAGAGATGTGAGAGGTTTGTATGCTGCAATCACATGGTGCTCAATTGTCAGTGTGTGCAGAGAAAATGCTCTGAGAGCAGAAAGGCTACTCAGGTTACTGTATAATATAAATAGTTTGCCCATGAAAGAAGtttcaattgcatttccagGAACGGAAAAAGGAATTTCATTTTCAGTTTCATTATGATGTGTTGTCTTGTATTAAAGCCAATGTCTTACTCTGATGTCATaatgaacaaaaataaaaagaatgatCAACTTTGTTATTTTGACAGTGGTAAAACCCCAATTTAGAaaagcagtgaattaattccttccTTTGCTTTCCTCTAATGGAGAGCTTTTGGTTACCTACTAAACCATCTTTTTCTCAAGCCACAACTTTTTCACTTCATCTCTTTGGATTCCCTCCCTGatggggctgccagggcagtgaGTGAGCAAGTGGCACCTGGTGctttgctgctggctggggttaaatctggacaacctgttcagAGCACACAAAACCAGCCAGCCTCTCACACACAGCTCTTCtgctctcacctgtccctgcaggccagGCAGTTGCCTGTAAGAAAAGCAGCACAGACTCCGTGTCTCACAGGTGGGATGCAGCTCACCTGCTTCCAAACACTCAGGGAAGATGCTCCAGGTAAAGGACAATCAAGCACACTTAGCCTGAAGGGTTTTCTTCCAAGACCATGCACACATCAGCTTTGTGACAAGGAAATGGTGTGGCTCAGTGCATTGGGAGATGAAGCacaggtgctgcacagctcaTTCTGCACATctctcagccccagcactgcagggacgCTGGCTTtgccttcctgctggctggggGTAGATTGATCTGGTGCTTTAGAATGCTTGTGAATGCACTGGAATCAACATTTGGTCACTGAAGTGACCAtggccccagctctggcaggCAAAGTCTCCTTGCTGCCCTCACAATTCTTTAAGCCTCAGTGTTTTTTTGGAAACTGAAAGAGCAGAATCctagaatgggttgggttggaagggatgaTAAAAATCCCCTGGCATGCTTATTCAGGTCCAATGCCAGCAACCACTGCACTTACAAGGTGATGGGAGAAAACGTCAATGGTACAGTGGAATAAACAGCTGATAGAGAGAGACCCCACTGGTTTTCCTGTCAAACCTCCCCACACTGGGGGTTCTACTACTCCCAAAGAAAGTCAGAAGAGCCTGGGAAATGTACACTTTGTAGCCAGGGAAAAAGTGAGTAAAACTCCATCATGCCACATTTAGAGCATGTCTGTAAAACACTGACTTTGTTTCTCAATGGGATATCAGGGAGAAGCAAGGCTGGACTGCTGAACTTGCACACAAAACAATATTCAGATAAAAGAGGATTTTAGGGCAATATAATTTTGTATTGCAGACATTTTATTAAGGATTGCTTACTGTTTGCAGCAAGGGTGGCAGGATTGCAAGGAAGCCTTGATGGCAGATGTTGTAAAAGCTGGCCAGTgactgctgtgcccagggactCTGACTGACAGAGCTCTGCCTGAGAGCCCATCAGTGGCACTATCACCTGGATGTGCTCTCAGACAATGCCATCCCAacaagagcagctccagcaagaATGATACTTCCTACTGCTGCGGCAGCACTACCAGTAGCTGCTTTACTGACCtataaaagggaaaacaaaacacaggcTGGAAACATGAgggatatttatatttacaacACTCTAGGATGATAATCTGGAAAAGGCAGGGATATTCAGAGTAAATAAATCACTGACAGCCATGTGCCCCATTAGAAGAAGGGGCAGCAGCCAGGTTTGTCCCCacaggaggtggcactcagcgagagggcactgccagggtgcagccagagcacagggaccctgcaggggcaggggctctggggaggCAGCGCTGCTTTGGAGCCCACGCCTGgcactgtgctgtgccctgcaggctgcaggctgtgtcccagtgcccggctcacagccagcagccaggagctgctctgggaggcACCCAGGGGTCACCCCTGACACTCACCTGCTCACAGAGTGGTTCACCATAGCGCAGCTCTGTCACAAAGTGCTCACAGTTGCTGTTAAGCACATTGTATGGCACCTCCATGCCAATCCATTCCTCGGCACGCTGGATGATCTCCTTCACAGGGAAAGGAGTGCGGTAACGGTCATACTTGTTGTTGACACGCCATCTATGATTTCCCACCACATCCTTCAGGACCTCCTTCTTCACCTTGGCTCTTGTGGCACGTATTGATGAGCTGCTAAGCAAAATGGATGAGGCTTCATCTGCGGAAGCCAAGGAGCAGATAAGGCAGTCAGGCAGACCGTCTCTGACCCCTCCAGGACCTCAAATGGGTTCCTGACTGCTCCTGGAAAGAACAGCTACACATACAGGGGCCCAGGGAGGGAGACAGGGCTCCTGGGGCATCCCAACACTCACTCTGCACCTTGCCAGGCTGCACAAGCCTCACCTGTCACATGAATGACATATCCATCCCCCATGTACAGGGCCCAGTGCTGGTAAAGTGGCCGGTCGATCTCGATCAGGTCCCCGGGCTGGGGTTTGCAATTGTCCTGTCCCATGCCGGGCTGGCGCAGTGAGGCGGTGCAGTTGCAGCCGGGCCGGCTGAGCGCAGGGCAGAGCGCAGCGGGCAGGCGAGGGCCGTGCAGGGGCAGCTGGCGGGAGCGCAGGCACGGAGGGTGTCAGCGGCGGGCGCCGAGGGCAGCGGCTgtcggagcggggccgggccgggcccggcgtccggctgctgctgccgccgtgCTCGGCtgcccccgcccgcccgcccgccgtgCCCGGCTCCCCTTTCGGCCGCGCTCCGCTCGGGGCtccgccggggccgggccgggcccgctccGCTGCCGGGACGCGGCTCCCCGGGGCTGCCCGCGCTGCccagccgggcccgggcccTGCGGCACCTGCGGCCGCCcggcagagcctgcaggggccGCATCCTGCTGGGAACGCCCGCTCGCATCCCCTGAGCCCCGCTCACCTCAGCACCTGTCCCGCTGCTGCCGTGGCCGGGCTCCAAGTCCCCTCTAGCCGCTATAAATAGGGAGCACAGGGCGCATGGGTGTTACCTGCCAGGCTCACTGCCGGCTCTGCCCCGGATCCAGCCCCTCGGGGCACACCCGCCgcctgctccaggctctgctcgAGGTTGTTGCCAAATCCACCGCTGGATGAAAAATCTGGTCCTGCCACCACGGAAGTTGGGGCAccccctctttgccagatgcccCTTCCCTCAAGGGGTGCTTCTGTTCCATGGCAGGCACCAACCCTGACACTGTTGCAGTCCAGGCGGTCACGACACAAAGGAGAGACTACAAGTAGTCTCAGTTGGCAACACTTTATTAGTGAAcatggctgatcttttatacattttttaattgtttcttttcttctacCTTATCTATTAGCTACAATAAGTCAATACTGTGCTATTAGTGAAAAGTTATAGTGACTTcacctaactttctaaaaatgcttCGATTAGCTGCAAAGTACTCTTACCTTTCTTCTCTCAATTTCTTTAGTTACAGCCTTAGAGAAAGTTCTTTATCAGCTTCTTATTACTTCTCAGCTTCTTctcgctcctttagctaacaagCCCACTGTTAGCCCCTTCCACATGACACTGCTCCCATACATGTGGCAGGGTATCATCTTGTAAAACAACAACCTCTGTTTAAAGTCTGGCTTGTGTACCAGTTAACCAATACCAAACCCAGAGAGGATGTAAATGGCCAGTGCAAACAGCCTGGTGTAAATGCAAAAAACTTTATAGCACCAACTTCATGGATTAGATTTACATTACCGCACCTAGAAAGAGAATGAAGAGGACCAGGTGAAGCCCTTGAgccaggctcagggcagcacaatGCTGGGGATTCCCTGTCTTGTACTGAATCAGCCCGGGTTTTCATCCTCTGATGTGCACCACATTCAGATTGTTTAATGTCCTACAAATTCCATTCTTTTTAGGGACACACTGTGCTTGTGCTGGGTTTgccccacagcacagggctgttCTCTCAGTGGTTGGGAAAAGAACAGCCTTGACTCTATTCCATGGCAACTTGAGCAGATCTCAGGTCTTGCAAGCATTTCCTAGAAACGTTCAGAAGTGCAGAATGTAGAAACTGATGGATTTTGCTGCTTCTCCTCACCGTCTCAGCTTATGGTTTGGGCTGTGTTCCACCAAATCCTGTCAATGCACCCACCAGGCTCCAAGAAAAGGCAGCCCATAATGAGCAACATCACCCTGACTGCAAAGAGATGCTCAGTACAACTGCAAACTTCTGCAGTTTGGGAAATGTTGCAGCTTTCACAAACAGCAAGACAATTCCCCAGATAAAATAATGCCAGTTCTCTTTATTGTAGGATGAAGTAGAGATGTGAGAGGTTCGTATGCTGCCCTCACACAGCGCTCACTTGTCAGGGTGTGCAGAGAGAATGCTCTGAGAGCAGAAAGGCTACTCAGGTTACTGTATAACCTAAATAGTTTTCCCATTGAAGAAGTTTCAATTGCACTTACAGGAATTTAAAAACcaatttcattttcagtttCATTATGATGTGTTCTCCTGTGTTAAAGCCAGTGTCTTTCCTCAGATGTAAGAATGAAGGGCCGAACAAAAATAAAACGGAAGATTGACTTGGTTATTTTGAGCATGGTAAAACTGCTGTTTGGAAAACCAAT includes these proteins:
- the LOC141730150 gene encoding phospholipase A and acyltransferase 3-like, which encodes MGQDNCKPQPGDLIEIDRPLYQHWALYMGDGYVIHVTDEASSILLSSSSIRATRAKVKKEVLKDVVGNHRWRVNNKYDRYRTPFPVKEIIQRAEEWIGMEVPYNVLNSNCEHFVTELRYGEPLCEQVSKAATGSAAAAVGSIILAGAALVGMALSESTSR
- the LOC141730149 gene encoding phospholipase A and acyltransferase 3-like, with the translated sequence MGQDNCKPQPGDLIEIDRPLYQHWAIYVGDGYVIHVTDEASCSLLSSSSIRATRAKVKKEVLKDVVGNHRWRVNNKYDRYRTPFPVKEIIQRAEEWIGMEVPYNVLNSNCEHFVTELRYGEPLCEQVSKAATGSAAAAVGSIILAGAALVGMALAEGASRR